The following coding sequences are from one Gemmatimonadota bacterium window:
- a CDS encoding transketolase, which produces MNIEDIATFAARIRRHALCMVHHAGASHIGTCLSMADLLAVLYCRTLRIDPQRPDWPGRDRFVLSKGHGTAILYAALAERGFFPVEWLDRYCADGSPLTGHINHLGVPGVEVSTGSLGHGLSIGCGMALAGRAASDPYRCFVLLSDGECDEGSIWEAALFAPHHRLGNLTVIIDYNKIQSFGTVAEVLDLEPLADKWRAFGWRVLEVDGHDLVAIDDALHGVDAGADRPLALIAHTVKGKGVSFMEDDLLWHYRNPDDDQLAAALREVGGG; this is translated from the coding sequence ATGAATATTGAAGACATTGCCACATTTGCCGCGAGGATTCGTCGGCATGCGCTGTGTATGGTACATCACGCGGGGGCTTCGCATATCGGTACCTGTTTGTCGATGGCCGATTTGCTGGCGGTGCTGTATTGCCGCACGCTGCGGATTGATCCGCAGAGACCCGACTGGCCGGGGCGCGACCGATTTGTTTTGAGCAAGGGGCACGGTACCGCGATTTTGTATGCGGCGCTGGCAGAGCGCGGGTTTTTTCCGGTCGAGTGGTTGGACCGCTATTGCGCGGATGGTTCTCCTCTGACCGGGCATATCAACCATCTGGGTGTGCCGGGCGTGGAGGTGTCAACGGGTTCGCTTGGGCACGGGCTTTCTATTGGCTGTGGCATGGCATTGGCCGGGCGCGCGGCGTCCGATCCATACCGCTGCTTTGTTTTGCTGAGTGACGGAGAATGCGACGAGGGGTCTATCTGGGAGGCGGCGCTTTTTGCACCGCACCATCGGCTCGGCAATTTGACGGTTATAATTGATTATAATAAGATTCAGAGTTTTGGCACGGTTGCAGAGGTTCTCGACCTGGAGCCGCTTGCAGATAAGTGGCGGGCTTTTGGCTGGCGGGTTTTGGAGGTTGACGGTCACGATCTGGTCGCTATTGACGATGCTTTGCACGGTGTGGATGCGGGTGCGGATCGTCCTCTGGCGTTGATCGCGCATACGGTGAAGGGCAAGGGTGTGAGTTTTATGGAGGACGATTTGCTCTGGCACTACCGCAATCCCGACGACGATCAACTCGCCGCGGCACTGCGAGAGGTGGGGGGTGGATGA
- a CDS encoding glycosyltransferase family 2 protein codes for MTARKKIGIVTPCYNEEETVAECHATVKALFAGPLSDYDYEHLFCDNCSTDATLERLRAIASADSNVRVIANSRNFGAFRNLFNGTMAVGGDAVVPFLPADLQDPPDLLPTFVQHWEAGYKVFYGIRANREESWPMRTMRRWFYKLVNHWSPFEIPQNAGEFQLIDRVVVENLRAFDDHFPYLRGMIAYCGFDSIGVPYTWKKRGRGLSKSSASSLIEDGLNGLISFSMMPIRIALFAGFSLASLSILVALIMLIINLIYYRELAPPGIPLLTVSLFFFAGFQLFFMGLLGEYILAIHSQVRRRPLVIERERVNFSDDPQGEQEV; via the coding sequence ATGACGGCGAGAAAAAAAATCGGCATTGTCACGCCTTGCTACAATGAGGAAGAGACCGTCGCGGAGTGCCATGCGACGGTGAAAGCCCTGTTTGCAGGTCCTCTATCTGATTATGATTATGAACACCTTTTTTGTGATAATTGTTCTACGGATGCTACGCTTGAAAGATTGCGCGCTATTGCCAGTGCCGATTCCAATGTGCGGGTGATTGCCAATTCGCGGAATTTTGGGGCTTTTCGCAATCTGTTCAATGGCACGATGGCGGTCGGCGGGGATGCTGTGGTGCCGTTTTTGCCTGCTGATCTGCAGGACCCCCCTGATCTTTTGCCCACGTTTGTCCAGCATTGGGAAGCGGGATATAAGGTGTTCTATGGTATTCGCGCCAATCGGGAGGAGTCGTGGCCGATGCGTACTATGCGCCGGTGGTTTTACAAGCTGGTCAACCACTGGTCGCCTTTTGAGATTCCCCAAAATGCCGGGGAGTTTCAGTTGATTGACCGCGTTGTGGTGGAGAATCTCCGCGCTTTTGACGACCACTTTCCGTATTTGCGAGGGATGATTGCCTATTGTGGTTTTGATTCGATTGGCGTGCCCTATACCTGGAAGAAGCGAGGGCGCGGTTTGTCTAAGTCATCGGCGTCTTCGCTTATCGAAGACGGGTTGAACGGTCTCATTTCTTTTAGTATGATGCCCATCCGGATCGCGCTGTTCGCCGGGTTTTCTCTGGCGTCACTCAGCATACTGGTCGCTTTGATTATGTTGATTATCAATTTGATCTACTATAGAGAGTTGGCGCCGCCCGGGATTCCACTGCTGACTGTTTCTCTGTTTTTTTTCGCTGGTTTCCAGCTTTTTTTTATGGGTCTTCTCGGCGAGTATATTCTCGCGATCCATTCCCAGGTGCGCCGCCGCCCATTGGTGATTGAACGAGAGCGCGTGAATTTTTCGGATGATCCGCAAGGGGAACAAGAGGTATAA
- the rfbH gene encoding lipopolysaccharide biosynthesis protein RfbH: protein MSSSENSGSRADALRSEILRLTAEYAALAHPPGVFDAERSPVPVSGRVYGGEDMVSLVDSALDFWLTTGRFNAEFERRLGDFLGRKHVLTVNSGSSANLVAFASLTSHLLKDSALRAGDEVITCATGFPTTVNPIMLYGMVPVFVDVDIPTYNIDPSGLEEAVTDKTRAIMLAHTLGNPFDLGRVMEVANRHDLFVIEDCCDALGARYDGQLVGTFGAIGTLSFYPAHHITMGEGGAVFTNRAILRRAMESIRDWGRDCFCAPGMDNTCGRRFDWQLGNLPYGFDHKYIYSHLGFNLKITDMQAAVGVAQLSHLDGFLEKRQHNAERLLRGLAQFREYFILPEATPGSEPSWFGLPLTVRDGAPFSRDELVRHLNARRIGTRFLFGGNLVHQPYMRGREYRIVGDLDNADVVMNRTFWIGVYPGLDNAHIDYMLEVIADFVRV from the coding sequence ATGTCTTCATCGGAGAATTCCGGGTCGAGAGCGGATGCGCTGCGGTCCGAGATACTGAGGCTTACAGCAGAATATGCCGCGTTGGCTCATCCCCCGGGTGTATTTGATGCCGAGCGCAGTCCAGTTCCGGTTTCGGGACGGGTGTACGGCGGGGAGGATATGGTATCGCTCGTCGATTCTGCACTCGATTTCTGGCTTACGACGGGGCGGTTCAATGCGGAGTTCGAGCGGCGGCTTGGCGATTTTCTGGGGCGCAAGCATGTGCTTACTGTCAATTCTGGTTCTTCTGCCAATCTGGTTGCGTTCGCTTCCCTGACGTCGCATTTGCTTAAGGATAGCGCATTGCGGGCGGGCGACGAGGTCATTACGTGTGCGACCGGGTTTCCGACGACGGTGAATCCCATCATGTTATATGGTATGGTGCCGGTTTTTGTCGATGTGGATATTCCTACTTATAATATTGATCCCTCAGGGCTGGAGGAAGCTGTTACTGATAAGACCAGGGCGATTATGCTGGCGCATACGCTCGGGAATCCATTTGATCTGGGGCGCGTGATGGAGGTCGCCAATCGCCACGATTTGTTTGTGATTGAAGATTGTTGCGACGCGCTCGGCGCGCGCTATGACGGTCAACTTGTGGGTACTTTTGGGGCTATTGGGACGCTGAGTTTTTATCCGGCGCATCATATTACGATGGGCGAGGGTGGTGCTGTTTTTACTAATAGAGCTATTTTGCGCCGGGCTATGGAGTCGATTCGCGACTGGGGCAGGGATTGCTTTTGCGCGCCGGGTATGGACAATACTTGTGGTCGCCGGTTTGATTGGCAACTCGGCAATCTGCCGTATGGGTTTGACCATAAGTACATTTACTCACATCTCGGTTTTAATTTGAAGATTACGGATATGCAGGCTGCTGTTGGTGTGGCACAGCTTTCTCATCTGGACGGGTTTCTCGAGAAGCGGCAGCACAATGCGGAACGGTTGTTGCGCGGTCTCGCGCAGTTTCGGGAATATTTTATTTTGCCCGAAGCGACGCCGGGTAGCGAACCGTCCTGGTTCGGATTGCCTCTTACCGTGCGCGATGGCGCGCCTTTTTCTCGCGACGAACTGGTGAGGCATCTAAATGCGCGGCGAATAGGTACTCGCTTTCTCTTTGGCGGCAATCTGGTGCATCAACCCTATATGCGTGGCAGGGAATATCGGATTGTCGGCGATCTGGACAACGCGGATGTTGTTATGAATCGGACTTTTTGGATTGGCGTTTATCCCGGTCTGGATAATGCCCATATCGATTATATGCTGGAAGTGATTGCCGATTTTGTGCGCGTTTGA
- a CDS encoding FkbM family methyltransferase: MKDLDIQALCDLRLAYEQGDLDRQKFWALMRDYHLRLRAYPPLLAKGEVASIQIGETGLIAQLKSGLRFFWNPENLREPVSEAINHGAYERFAGRVIVRCARRASLAVDAGANIGWYSVKMAMGGGRVIAYEPVGDTAAVLKANIALNGFSDRITVISQGLAARPGQGEIFLPRDTGHVGASLRELHPGEMSRKLTVRLTTLDESLPANTGVPLGLLKCDVEGAELMVLQGGAGVIARDRPVLFLELLRKWSAAFGYHPNEVIAWTKALGYDCWAVGEGQLRHCETIADDTVETNFLFVQLERDAALIEGLT, encoded by the coding sequence ATGAAGGATTTGGATATCCAGGCGCTTTGTGATCTGCGGCTGGCTTATGAGCAGGGCGATCTCGACCGGCAGAAGTTCTGGGCGTTGATGCGGGATTACCATCTTCGTTTGCGCGCCTATCCGCCGCTTTTGGCTAAGGGCGAGGTCGCGTCCATACAGATCGGTGAGACGGGTTTGATCGCTCAGCTCAAATCGGGGTTGAGATTTTTCTGGAATCCCGAGAATCTTCGAGAGCCTGTGTCCGAGGCGATCAATCACGGGGCTTATGAACGGTTTGCCGGTCGCGTGATTGTCCGATGCGCCAGGCGCGCTTCTCTCGCGGTTGATGCGGGCGCGAATATAGGCTGGTATTCGGTTAAGATGGCAATGGGGGGTGGACGGGTTATTGCCTATGAACCGGTGGGGGATACAGCCGCGGTGTTGAAGGCGAATATCGCGCTCAATGGCTTTTCTGATCGCATAACTGTGATATCGCAGGGTCTCGCCGCCCGTCCGGGTCAGGGCGAAATTTTTTTGCCGCGGGATACGGGGCATGTCGGTGCCTCGCTGCGGGAGTTGCATCCCGGGGAGATGAGTCGCAAGTTGACTGTTCGTCTGACGACGCTCGACGAGTCTCTGCCGGCCAATACGGGGGTTCCGCTCGGTCTTTTGAAGTGCGATGTTGAAGGTGCAGAGTTGATGGTTCTGCAAGGGGGGGCTGGGGTTATAGCGCGCGACCGACCGGTACTGTTTTTGGAGCTTCTCCGCAAGTGGTCGGCTGCGTTTGGCTACCATCCCAACGAGGTGATTGCATGGACGAAAGCCCTCGGCTATGACTGCTGGGCGGTTGGTGAAGGGCAGCTTCGGCACTGTGAGACGATTGCGGATGATACTGTTGAGACGAATTTTTTGTTTGTGCAGTTAGAGCGCGATGCCGCGCTGATTGAGGGGTTGACTTAG
- a CDS encoding NAD-dependent epimerase/dehydratase family protein, protein MNVSDSSIAIHPDPIIAGDIARIISSGLEWRRLAGCSVLITGATGFLPAYLVEVVMALRHCPALIGNDPPRVVALVRSEDRARAKFGRHLQDPNFTLLVQDVCTRLPVDMRPDFVIHAASPASPKYYRDDPVGTIGPNTVGTEHLLERAADVDAKGFLFFSSSEIYGDLPETMIPTRESDVGVLDSIDPRNCYAESKRLGEALCIAYHRQFGVAASIVRPFHVYGPGMRFDDGRVFADFAASVVQGRDIELLSAGTARRSFCYLGDATEGFFRILLCGESGTAYNLGNPDCEVSIAELAEILTALYPEKGLKVIRAVRKVGDPYMPSKVERSCPDVGRLRSLGWRPSIDIGTGFRRAIDSLSLGALR, encoded by the coding sequence ATGAATGTTAGCGATTCCAGTATAGCGATCCACCCGGATCCCATTATTGCGGGCGATATAGCCCGGATTATATCTTCCGGTCTCGAGTGGCGCCGTTTGGCAGGGTGCTCGGTGCTGATTACGGGGGCGACTGGTTTTTTGCCCGCTTATCTCGTCGAGGTTGTGATGGCGCTTCGGCACTGTCCGGCGCTCATAGGGAATGATCCGCCGCGGGTTGTTGCTCTGGTGCGGTCGGAAGACCGCGCGCGTGCCAAATTTGGACGTCATTTGCAGGATCCCAATTTTACGCTTCTGGTGCAGGATGTTTGTACGCGGTTGCCCGTCGATATGCGGCCTGATTTTGTTATTCACGCGGCGAGTCCGGCAAGTCCCAAATACTACCGGGACGATCCGGTCGGTACTATAGGTCCCAATACGGTGGGTACTGAACACCTTCTTGAGCGCGCCGCAGATGTCGATGCAAAGGGTTTTTTGTTTTTTAGTTCGTCGGAGATATACGGCGATCTGCCGGAGACTATGATTCCGACGCGGGAGTCCGATGTGGGTGTGCTGGATTCGATTGATCCGCGCAACTGTTACGCCGAGTCGAAGCGTTTGGGCGAGGCGCTGTGCATTGCCTATCACCGGCAGTTCGGGGTTGCGGCTTCGATTGTGCGGCCTTTCCATGTTTATGGACCGGGTATGCGGTTTGATGATGGACGCGTGTTCGCGGATTTTGCCGCCTCCGTTGTGCAGGGCCGCGATATTGAACTTCTGAGCGCGGGTACGGCGCGTCGGTCATTTTGTTATTTGGGGGATGCAACCGAGGGGTTTTTCCGCATTTTGTTGTGCGGTGAGTCCGGGACGGCATATAATCTCGGCAATCCCGATTGCGAAGTTTCGATTGCAGAATTGGCGGAGATACTGACTGCGCTTTATCCCGAGAAGGGTTTGAAGGTGATCCGCGCTGTCCGGAAAGTAGGGGATCCCTATATGCCGAGTAAGGTCGAGCGGTCGTGTCCAGATGTTGGGCGACTCAGATCGCTTGGATGGCGTCCCTCAATTGATATTGGGACGGGATTTCGACGCGCTATCGATAGTTTGTCTTTGGGTGCTTTGCGATGA
- the rfbG gene encoding CDP-glucose 4,6-dehydratase gives MNVWQGRRVFVTGHTGFKGGWLSLWLHEVGARVSGYGLLPESEPNLFAAAGIDRIVDSTIADVRDLPALREALSRSEAEVVFHLAAQPLVQRGYADPIGTYSTNVMGTAHVLEAARECERVRAVVVVTTDKCYESREWVWGYRENDRLGGDDPYSSSKACAELLAQAYRRSFTGRDKRDLLIATARAGNVIGGGDWARDRLMPDAVRAFGAGEVLLIRAPHAVRPWQHVLEPLGGYIALAERLLNGEARQADAFNFGPLPGNARSVQEVVDAVAELWGDGAQYRVDCRDYPPETRLLSIDSAKAMTMLDWCPRLDLTTTLKMTVDWYRAHLRGADMRGVTREQVRVYMETRAMPFDEVHGEF, from the coding sequence ATGAATGTATGGCAGGGGAGGCGGGTTTTTGTGACCGGGCATACCGGATTTAAGGGCGGATGGCTGAGTTTGTGGTTGCACGAGGTGGGGGCGCGTGTCTCTGGTTATGGCCTGTTGCCGGAGTCTGAGCCAAATTTGTTTGCGGCTGCGGGTATTGATCGCATTGTCGATAGTACAATAGCCGATGTTCGGGATCTGCCCGCGCTACGCGAAGCCCTGTCTCGCAGCGAGGCAGAGGTCGTGTTCCACCTTGCGGCTCAGCCGCTGGTGCAACGCGGCTATGCAGATCCCATTGGGACGTATTCGACGAATGTTATGGGTACGGCACACGTTCTGGAGGCGGCTCGCGAGTGCGAGCGTGTGCGGGCGGTGGTTGTGGTGACGACGGATAAGTGTTACGAGAGCAGGGAATGGGTTTGGGGGTATCGGGAAAATGATCGGCTGGGGGGGGACGATCCATATAGCAGCAGCAAGGCGTGTGCCGAGTTGTTGGCGCAGGCTTATCGACGGTCTTTTACCGGGCGGGATAAGCGGGATTTGCTGATTGCTACGGCGCGGGCGGGAAATGTGATTGGTGGTGGAGATTGGGCGCGAGATCGGTTGATGCCCGATGCTGTGCGCGCTTTTGGGGCGGGGGAGGTGTTGTTGATTCGCGCGCCCCATGCGGTGCGTCCCTGGCAGCATGTGCTGGAGCCGCTCGGTGGGTATATCGCTCTGGCGGAGCGGTTGCTGAATGGCGAGGCAAGGCAGGCCGATGCGTTTAATTTTGGTCCGCTGCCGGGCAATGCGCGGTCTGTGCAAGAGGTCGTCGATGCTGTGGCAGAGTTGTGGGGAGATGGGGCGCAGTACAGGGTTGACTGTCGGGATTATCCGCCCGAGACGCGGTTGTTGTCCATCGATAGTGCAAAGGCGATGACGATGCTGGACTGGTGTCCGCGGCTGGATCTGACGACGACTTTGAAGATGACGGTTGATTGGTACAGGGCGCACTTGAGGGGCGCGGATATGAGGGGCGTGACCCGTGAACAGGTCCGTGTTTATATGGAAACTCGAGCAATGCCTTTTGATGAGGTCCATGGTGAATTTTAG
- the rfbF gene encoding glucose-1-phosphate cytidylyltransferase, which produces MKAVILAGGLGTRLAEETTTRPKPMVEIGGQPMLWHIMKIYQQHGVSDFIVCLGYKGDVIKQYFLNYRSYVSDVFVDLASGKVDYGKDQVEPWRVTLADTGLDTQTGGRIRRVRDYIGDETFCMTYGDAVTDLDIGRVIDFHLSHGKMATVTAVRPIARFGTIELDGHLVSHFEEKPPDEGGWVNGGFFVLSPDVFDLIDGDDVVWEHFPMQHLAAEGELAAYLHEGFWHCMDTPRDKLSLEQLWDNGNPPWATWKGAV; this is translated from the coding sequence ATGAAGGCAGTTATTCTGGCTGGTGGCCTGGGTACGCGTCTGGCGGAAGAAACGACGACCAGGCCAAAGCCGATGGTCGAAATCGGCGGGCAGCCTATGCTCTGGCATATTATGAAAATATACCAGCAGCACGGGGTGTCCGATTTTATTGTGTGCCTGGGATACAAGGGCGATGTGATCAAGCAATATTTTCTCAATTACCGCAGCTATGTTTCCGATGTTTTTGTCGATCTTGCCAGTGGCAAGGTCGATTACGGCAAAGATCAGGTGGAGCCATGGCGCGTGACGCTTGCCGATACCGGGCTGGATACGCAGACGGGGGGGCGGATCAGGCGCGTGCGCGACTATATCGGGGATGAGACTTTCTGCATGACTTATGGCGATGCGGTCACGGATCTGGATATTGGGCGGGTGATTGATTTTCACCTGTCGCACGGGAAAATGGCGACGGTTACGGCTGTGCGGCCTATCGCGCGTTTTGGAACGATAGAGTTGGATGGGCATCTCGTGTCGCATTTTGAAGAGAAACCACCGGACGAAGGCGGATGGGTCAACGGTGGTTTTTTCGTTCTGTCTCCCGATGTTTTCGATCTCATTGACGGCGATGATGTGGTATGGGAGCACTTCCCTATGCAGCATCTGGCCGCGGAAGGCGAACTGGCTGCCTATCTTCACGAGGGGTTCTGGCACTGCATGGATACGCCTCGGGACAAGCTCAGTCTGGAACAGTTGTGGGATAACGGGAATCCGCCCTGGGCGACCTGGAAAGGGGCGGTTTGA